A genomic window from Dermacentor silvarum isolate Dsil-2018 chromosome 9, BIME_Dsil_1.4, whole genome shotgun sequence includes:
- the LOC119464373 gene encoding probable methyltransferase-like protein 25, whose amino-acid sequence MSSSRLDELRRALSRVADFTEVHNSFINAHMVDFYTNQHWEHLVDADVGRDLLSLTEQELLCLGTGQFMNLECVRAGRVPALHSLALELERHTLSALGALSSGDRLAHPAAYSESSSFAARGMSPKKEHEVDAMAELVGSLAQRLDVRQLLDLGSGKGYLAARLCGPPHALRVLAVDSSEARNLSARERAAKMLCAERLQTLTASVDDRFDVDAALDGSDGRLLVCGLHTCGELGPSALRLAVRGAPRVRGLCLVGCCYHLLERGFPMSKELGARGCRDPGRNARMLAAQCADRRQETGDTLFWRALLQLMLTDEERESGKRVGRLTVSGSFADYALRALRRLGRDVVDESALRAQAECLECEYAGEQRRRLSAFHRLRVAWAGCIEALLLLDRLVFLLEQWPTVEEAHIVRLFDPTLSPRCHALVALMQHVGQD is encoded by the exons ATGTCGAGTTCGCGACTGGATGAATTACGGCGCGCACTAAGTAGAGTGGCCGATTTCACAGAGGTGCACAACTCATTCATCAATGCCCACATGGTGGACTTCTACACAAACCAACACTGGGAGCACCTCGTGGACGCCGATGTCGGCAGGGACCTGCTCAGCTTGACTGAACAAGAACTTTTGTGCTTGGGAACTGGGCAGTTCATGAATCTTGAATGCGTGAG GGCCGGCCGCGTGCCAGCGCTGCATTCCTTGGCGCTCGAACTGGAGCGACACACACTGTCCGCGCTCGGGGCTCTCAGCAGCGGCGACCGGCTCGCACACCCGGCGGCCTACAGCGAGAGCAGCAGCTTTGCGGCGCGCGGCATGAGCCCCAAGAAGGAGCACGAGGTGGATGCCATGGCCGAGCTGGTGGGCTCGCTCGCGCAGCGCCTGGACGTCCGGCAGCTGCTGGACCTAGGCAGTGGCAAGGGTTACCTGGCCGCGCGACTGTGCGGGCCGCCGCACGCGTTGCGGGTTCTGGCCGTCGACAGCTCGGAAGCGCGGAACCTCAGCGCCCGCGAGCGTGCCGCCAAGATGCTCTGCGCCGAGCGCCTGCAGACACTCACGGCCAGCGTGGACGATCGGTTTGACGTGGATGCCGCGCTGGACGGCAGCGACGGGCGCCTACTCGTGTGCGGCCTGCACACGTGCGGCGAGCTGGGACCCAGCGCCCTGAGGCTGGCGGTGCGCGGGGCACCCAGGGTGCGAGGACTGTGCCTGGTCGGCTGCTGCTACCACCTGCTGGAGCGCGGCTTCCCCATGTCCAAAGAGCTCGGGGCTCGCGGGTGTCGGGACCCGGGCCGCAACGCGCGCATGCTCGCGGCCCAGTGCGCTGACCGGCGCCAGGAGACCGGCGACACGCTCTTCTGGCGGGCGCTGCTCCAGCTGATGCTGACGGACGAGGAACGAGAGTCGGGGAAGCGTGTGGGTCGCCTGACCGTGTCGGGATCGTTCGCAGATTATGCGCTGCGGGCACTGCGGAGGCTCGGCCGCGATGTCGTTGACGAGTCGGCGTTGCGAGCGCAAGCCGAGTGCCTGGAATGCGAATACGCGGGGGAACAACGACGCCGGCTTTCGGCTTTCCACCGGCTGCGCGTCGCCTGGGCCGGCTGCATCGAGGCCCTTTTGCTCCTGGACAGGCTCGTGTTCCTGCTTGAACAGTGGCCGACGGTGGAGGAGGCGCACATAGTGAGGCTGTTCGACCCAACGCTGTCGCCACGTTGCCACGCTCTCGTGGCACTCATGCAACATGTTGGACAGGATTGA